A region from the Callospermophilus lateralis isolate mCalLat2 unplaced genomic scaffold, mCalLat2.hap1 Scaffold_121, whole genome shotgun sequence genome encodes:
- the LOC143387186 gene encoding uncharacterized protein LOC143387186: MAEAEPLTLKDVIIEFSEEEWKFLDPSQQTLYGDVMLEICKNLLFIGMTSNQNQEFSGEQEIKYSLQNLKKQSNHTGEKIWKSKESVKAFNKKLHLPEQQKIYTGQKPYKCKECKKTFDRKSCLIQHQKIHTGQKLYKCEECKKAFNQKSCLIRHQKIHTGEKPYKCKECKKAFNQKSCLIRHQKIHTGEKPYKCKECEKAFNRNSHLTEHQRLHTGEKPYKCKECGNAFNRKSHLTEHQRLHIGEKPYKCNECGKAFNTKSCLTQHQRIHTGEKPYKCKECGKAFNTKSCLTQHQRIHTGEKPYKCKECGKAFNTKSCLTQHQRIHTGEKPYKCKECGKAFNKKSCLTRHQRIHIGEKPYKCKECGKAFNQKSCLTQHQRIHTGEKPYKCKECGKAFNRKSHLTRHQRLHTGEMPYKCKECCKAFNQKSCLTQHQRIHTGEMPYKCKECGKAFNKKSCLTQHQRIHTGEKPYKCKECGKAFNRKSHLTRHQRLHTGEMPYKCKECCKALNQKSCLTQHQRIHTGENPYKCKEGGKAFKKSLCLIQHQRTHTGSGYTQWTLGILEAFLFSSRE, encoded by the exons atGGCGGAAGCT gagCCATTGACATTAAAAGATGTGATCATTGAATTTTCGGAAGAGGAATGGAAATTCCTGGACCCCTCTCAGCAGACTTTGTATGGAGATGTGATGTTAGAGATCTGTAAAAACCTACTCTTTATTG GTATGACTTCTAATCAAAACCAAGAATTTTCAGgagagcaagaaataaaatattctttgCAAAACTTGAAAAAGCAAAG TAATCATACTGGAGAGAAAATCTGGAAAAGTAAAGAAAGTGTCaaagcttttaataaaaaattacacCTTCCTGAACAGCAGAAAATTTATACTGGccaaaagccatacaaatgtaaagaatgtaaaAAAACTTTTGATCGAAAATCATGCCTTATTCAACATCAGAAGATTCATACTGGACAAAAGCTATACAAATGTGAAGAATGTAAaaaagcttttaatcaaaaatcATGCCTTATTCGACATCAGAagattcatactggagaaaagccatacaaatgtaaagaatgtaaaaaagcttttaatcaaaaatcATGCCTTATTCGACACCagaaaattcatactggagaaaagccatacaaatgtaaagaatgtgaaaAGGCTTTTAATCGAAATTCACACCTGACTGAACACCAGAGacttcatactggagaaaagccttacaaatgtaaagaatgtggcaatgcTTTTAATCGAAAATCACACCTTACTGAACACCAAAGACTTCATAttggagaaaagccatacaaatgtaatgaatgtggcaaagcttttaatacaAAATCCTGtcttactcaacaccagagaattcatacaggagaaaagccatacaaatgtaaagaatgtggcaaagcttttaatacaAAATCCTGtcttactcaacaccagagaattcatactggagaaaagccatacaaatgtaaagaatgtggcaaagcttttaatacaAAATCCTGtcttactcaacaccagagaattcatacaggagaaaagccatacaaatgtaaagaatgtgggaaagcttttaataaaaaatcatgcCTTACTCGACACCAGAGGATTCATATaggagaaaagccatacaaatgtaaagaatgtggcaaagcttttaatcaaaaatcttgccttactcaacaccagagaattcatactggagaaaagccatacaaatgtaaagaatgtggcaaagcttttaatcgaAAATCACACCTTACTCGACACCAGAGACTTCATACTGGAGAAatgccatacaaatgtaaagaatgttgcaaagcttttaatcaaaaatcttgccttactcaacaccagagaattcatactggagaaatgCCATACaagtgtaaagaatgtggcaaagcttttaataaaaaatcatgccttactcaacaccagagaattcatacaggagaaaagccatacaaatgtaaagaatgtggcaaagcttttaatagaAAATCACACCTTACTCGACACCAGAGACTTCATACTGGAGAAatgccatacaaatgtaaagaatgttgcAAAGCTTTGAATCAAAAATCATGC cttactcaacaccagagaattcatactggagaaaacccatacaaatgtaaagaaggtggcaaagcttttaagaaAAGTTTATGCCTTATTCAACATCAGAGAACTCATACTGGCAGTGGATACACGCAGTGGACACTGGGCATTCTAGAGgcatttttattttcaagtagGGAATAG